In Aquimarina sp. TRL1, a single window of DNA contains:
- a CDS encoding glutaminyl-peptide cyclotransferase: protein MKKRNLLALITLNLLLFSCGSNPDKKKNYFSLSLAQKNSKFKAGETIKGSITNKKNIQIDSTSFFLGDTKIESTSNTSFSFKTTDRKLGNRQLKATVYFEGTQQSITKNVIILNKTAPKLYSYEIVATYPHDKNAFVQGLEFYNDTLYESTGRYGSSSLRKIAYTTGEILAKKDISKEYFAEGITILNNKIIQLTWKKRVGFIYDLATLEKKGDFGYNQSKEGWGLCNDGTRIYKSDGTEKIWILDPETLAEKEYIEVTTNKSVKSKFNELEWIEGKIYANTWQKDGIAVINPSNGALEAVIDLSGLRAKVSQHPELDVLNGIAYNKKTKQLFVTGKNWDKLFEIKILK from the coding sequence ATGAAAAAACGTAACCTATTAGCCCTCATAACATTAAATTTACTCCTGTTTTCTTGTGGAAGTAATCCGGACAAGAAAAAAAATTATTTTTCTTTGTCTTTAGCTCAAAAAAACTCAAAATTTAAGGCTGGAGAGACTATAAAAGGTAGTATTACGAACAAAAAAAATATTCAAATTGACTCTACCTCTTTCTTTTTAGGAGATACAAAAATAGAAAGTACCTCCAATACTTCTTTTTCTTTTAAAACTACAGATAGAAAATTAGGGAATCGTCAGTTAAAGGCGACTGTATATTTTGAAGGTACTCAACAAAGCATTACCAAAAATGTGATTATCCTAAACAAAACTGCTCCTAAATTATATTCTTATGAAATTGTAGCTACATATCCGCACGACAAAAATGCATTTGTACAAGGTTTGGAATTCTATAACGATACTTTATATGAGAGTACTGGACGCTACGGAAGCTCCTCACTCAGAAAAATAGCATATACTACTGGAGAGATCCTTGCTAAAAAAGATATCTCTAAAGAATATTTTGCCGAAGGAATTACGATTCTTAACAATAAAATCATTCAACTAACCTGGAAAAAAAGAGTTGGTTTTATCTACGACCTAGCCACACTAGAAAAAAAAGGAGATTTTGGATATAATCAAAGTAAAGAAGGTTGGGGATTATGCAATGATGGTACCCGAATCTACAAAAGTGACGGAACAGAAAAGATATGGATTCTCGATCCCGAAACACTTGCCGAAAAAGAATATATAGAAGTTACCACTAATAAAAGTGTCAAATCCAAATTCAATGAACTCGAGTGGATAGAAGGAAAAATATATGCCAATACCTGGCAGAAAGATGGAATTGCGGTGATCAATCCTTCTAATGGGGCATTGGAAGCGGTGATCGACTTATCTGGTTTACGTGCGAAGGTAAGCCAACACCCAGAGCTTGATGTACTAAACGGAATTGCCTACAATAAGAAGACCAAACAATTATTTGTAACTGGTAAAAATTGGGATAAACTATTTGAAATTAAGATTCTTAAATAG
- a CDS encoding SDR family oxidoreductase: MNKKAKQKVVLITGGSSGIGKSVGDYLTSLGMIVYGTSRNPDNYKKTSNFELLRLDVADVDSIVSAVKAVVDQEGRVDVLINNAGAGITGPIEEIPEEEIIKNFTTNYFGPVNVIKAVLPQMRKQRSGLIINVTSIAGYMGLPYRGVYSASKAALEITTEAWRMELKQFNIQMTNVAPGDFATNIAAGRYHAPVLDGSPYKEVYGNTLKLMDDHVDNGKDPLEMAKAMYKIINSSSPRVHYKVGEFMQKFSIVLKRILPDTIYEKLIMNHYKL, from the coding sequence ATGAATAAAAAGGCTAAGCAAAAAGTAGTACTCATTACCGGAGGATCTTCGGGAATAGGGAAATCGGTAGGAGATTATCTTACGAGTTTAGGAATGATTGTTTATGGAACAAGTCGTAATCCTGATAACTATAAGAAAACTTCTAATTTTGAGTTGCTTAGACTGGATGTGGCAGATGTTGATAGCATTGTATCGGCTGTAAAAGCAGTTGTAGATCAAGAAGGGAGGGTTGATGTACTGATCAATAATGCAGGAGCAGGAATTACAGGACCTATAGAAGAAATTCCTGAAGAAGAAATCATAAAGAATTTTACTACTAACTATTTCGGGCCAGTCAATGTGATTAAGGCAGTGTTACCCCAGATGAGGAAGCAACGATCCGGATTGATTATAAACGTTACCTCTATTGCCGGGTATATGGGATTGCCGTATAGGGGAGTATACAGTGCTTCAAAAGCAGCTCTGGAAATAACTACCGAAGCATGGAGAATGGAGCTGAAACAATTCAATATTCAAATGACGAATGTGGCTCCTGGAGATTTTGCGACCAATATTGCAGCAGGAAGATACCACGCTCCGGTATTAGATGGCTCTCCATATAAAGAAGTATATGGAAATACATTAAAACTGATGGATGATCATGTCGATAATGGTAAAGATCCGCTGGAAATGGCAAAGGCAATGTATAAGATTATAAATAGTTCGAGTCCCAGGGTACATTATAAGGTAGGGGAGTTTATGCAGAAGTTTTCGATTGTCCTTAAACGGATATTACCGGATACGATATATGAAAAATTAATAATGAATCATTATAAATTGTAA
- the fsa gene encoding fructose-6-phosphate aldolase has translation MKFFIDTANLDQIKEAQDLGVLDGVTTNPSLMAKEGITGKENIINHYKKICDIVTGDVSAEVISTDFEGMVREGEELAKLDDKIVVKVPMIKDGVKAIKYFSDKGIKTNCTLVFSAGQALLAAKAGATYVSPFIGRLDDISTDGLNLIAEIRMIYDNYNFDTQILAASVRHTMHVIDCAKIGADIMTGPLSSIEGLLKHPLTDIGLAKFLADYNKGN, from the coding sequence ATGAAATTTTTTATTGATACAGCGAATCTGGACCAGATTAAAGAAGCACAGGATTTAGGAGTGCTAGATGGAGTAACGACGAATCCTTCTTTAATGGCAAAAGAAGGGATTACAGGAAAAGAAAACATTATCAATCACTATAAGAAAATATGTGATATTGTAACCGGAGATGTTAGTGCAGAAGTTATCTCTACTGATTTTGAAGGAATGGTTCGAGAAGGAGAAGAGTTGGCAAAATTGGATGATAAGATCGTTGTTAAAGTTCCTATGATAAAGGATGGAGTAAAGGCAATTAAATATTTTAGTGATAAAGGAATTAAAACAAATTGTACATTGGTATTTTCTGCAGGACAAGCTTTATTGGCTGCTAAAGCAGGAGCTACATATGTATCGCCATTTATTGGTCGTTTGGATGATATCTCTACAGATGGACTTAATTTGATTGCTGAGATCCGAATGATTTATGATAACTATAATTTTGATACGCAAATTTTAGCAGCTTCAGTACGTCATACAATGCATGTTATTGACTGTGCTAAAATTGGGGCAGATATTATGACAGGTCCGTTATCTTCTATCGAAGGGTTGTTAAAACACCCATTGACAGATATTGGTTTGGCTAAGTTTTTAGCAGATTATAACAAAGGAAATTAA
- a CDS encoding ABC-F family ATP-binding cassette domain-containing protein, producing the protein MLSVSNLSVQFGKRVLFDEVNTTFTQGNCYGIIGANGAGKSTFLKILSGKVEPTSGHVHLEPGKRMSVLEQDHYAYDEYTVLEAVIMGNKPLYKIKKEMDEIYAKPDFSDADGERVGVLQVQFEEMNGWNADSDAASMLSNLGIKEDLHYTKMADLDTKQRVRVLLSQALFGNPDVLIMDEPTNDLDYETITWLENFLANYDNTVIVVSHDRHFLDAVCTHISDIDFGKINHYSGNYTFWYESSQLAARQRAQQNKKAEEKKKELQEFIARFSANVAKSKQATSRKKMIEKLNIEDIKPSSRRYPAIIFERDREAGDQILNISGLEASVDGELLFKDVDVNLNKGDKVVVFSKDSRATTAFYQIVNDKQKADAGTVAWGVTTTQSYLPADNSEYFGSDLSLVDWLRQWATTEEEREEVYIRGFLGKMIFSGEEALKKCNVLSGGEKVRCMLSKMMMTRANVVMLDEPTNHLDLESITAFNNALKKFKGTVLFTTHDHEFAQTVGNRVIELTPKGVIDRYMAFDEYMGDAKVKELREKMYS; encoded by the coding sequence ATGTTATCAGTTTCTAATCTTTCTGTTCAGTTCGGTAAACGCGTCTTGTTTGATGAAGTGAATACTACCTTTACACAGGGTAACTGCTATGGTATTATTGGTGCTAATGGAGCAGGAAAATCTACTTTTTTAAAGATACTTTCTGGGAAAGTGGAACCAACTTCCGGTCATGTACATCTGGAACCGGGAAAACGAATGTCAGTATTAGAACAGGATCATTATGCATATGATGAGTATACAGTATTAGAAGCGGTGATCATGGGTAATAAACCGTTGTATAAAATCAAAAAGGAGATGGATGAGATCTATGCCAAACCTGATTTTAGTGATGCTGATGGGGAGCGAGTGGGAGTGCTTCAGGTGCAGTTCGAAGAAATGAATGGGTGGAATGCAGATAGTGATGCGGCATCAATGTTATCCAATCTGGGGATTAAAGAAGATCTTCACTACACCAAGATGGCGGATTTGGACACTAAACAACGTGTTCGGGTTCTACTTTCTCAGGCATTGTTCGGTAATCCAGATGTATTGATTATGGATGAGCCTACCAATGATCTTGATTATGAAACGATCACCTGGTTAGAAAACTTCTTGGCTAATTATGATAATACGGTAATTGTGGTGTCTCACGACCGTCATTTCCTTGATGCAGTGTGTACACATATTTCAGATATTGATTTTGGAAAGATCAATCATTATAGTGGTAATTACACGTTCTGGTATGAGTCTTCTCAGCTAGCAGCGAGACAACGAGCACAGCAAAACAAGAAAGCAGAAGAGAAGAAAAAAGAATTACAGGAGTTTATTGCACGCTTTAGTGCTAATGTTGCAAAATCAAAGCAAGCGACTTCTCGTAAGAAAATGATAGAGAAATTAAACATAGAAGATATCAAGCCTTCTAGCAGAAGATATCCAGCAATCATTTTTGAAAGAGATAGAGAAGCAGGAGATCAAATTCTGAATATTAGCGGATTGGAGGCAAGTGTAGATGGAGAATTGTTGTTTAAGGATGTAGATGTTAACCTGAATAAAGGAGATAAGGTAGTTGTTTTCTCAAAAGACTCAAGAGCGACAACAGCTTTTTATCAGATTGTAAATGATAAGCAAAAAGCTGATGCAGGAACTGTAGCCTGGGGAGTAACAACTACACAATCATACTTACCGGCTGATAACAGTGAGTATTTTGGAAGTGATCTCTCTTTGGTGGATTGGTTACGTCAGTGGGCAACTACAGAAGAAGAAAGAGAAGAAGTATATATTCGGGGATTCTTAGGAAAGATGATTTTTAGCGGAGAAGAAGCTTTGAAAAAATGTAATGTGCTATCAGGAGGAGAAAAAGTGCGTTGTATGCTGTCAAAAATGATGATGACCCGTGCCAATGTGGTAATGTTGGATGAACCGACAAACCACTTGGATTTAGAGTCAATTACAGCGTTCAATAATGCGTTAAAGAAATTTAAGGGAACCGTATTGTTTACTACTCATGACCACGAATTTGCACAGACAGTGGGAAATCGTGTTATTGAATTGACACCTAAGGGGGTAATTGATCGTTACATGGCTTTTGATGAGTATATGGGAGATGCCAAAGTAAAAGAATTACGAGAAAAAATGTATTCGTAA
- a CDS encoding PQQ-binding-like beta-propeller repeat protein, whose product MKKIILIALLILSSVPTIYSQKKIWEVNLKEQLYEVGWIKQSNDGYIIASGAKGLLAMNNATGEIIWHNKELKAIDKNTFLTIDGLPLFYIEYVPIAGKTRGIIINSSNGNIVYDTKDEGARIKNFSLYPDNKIILFELLKDKTRKLMCFSLESWSKKWVADLGESKGLIQKYFSGSFINQGPYFSKENNLILGIKEKIYTINAETGAIVWTHEANKKIKALVYSEKNNSLYLGVKKAKTLKVLQPATGEDITPGKLKLRGTLIDVRPDKDNNLILVETEGFNIIDPQTNEFKWKKSFKIDYLDEVIPHEKGLIAIGKDEKDGTISLVDPNGKKIWTSKVKGYAYYITPTENGVLYVSTERSNILDYDKGKDVWDKDVKFKSIPAVTFDEQEKKVMLFENKKGYKFDLSSGKIDLFAQDIELENVKRKTPLMAEYVAGAGYLIQTPQHISLLTPDGAVKYSKYFDPPSSIGGLVQVAQLGLNIAGVDLDIKGNLDNIKMLSSLSGGALRASNDQTDAVVEESVVAGLYTGPDSSSMTPVFEVTKKRFFNSKSIQGHKFIVAKIKSENAPTKHHIYMINKKTGAIDTQIELLDKTPNYFIDEIDNVVFINEKNHLISAHQF is encoded by the coding sequence ATGAAAAAAATCATACTAATAGCACTACTTATCTTGAGTAGTGTCCCTACTATCTATTCTCAAAAAAAAATATGGGAAGTCAACCTAAAAGAACAATTATATGAAGTAGGTTGGATCAAACAATCCAATGATGGATATATTATTGCTTCGGGTGCAAAAGGTTTATTAGCCATGAACAATGCCACCGGAGAAATCATATGGCACAACAAAGAACTCAAAGCTATTGATAAAAACACTTTTCTGACGATAGATGGTCTTCCTCTTTTCTACATTGAATATGTTCCCATTGCAGGAAAAACTCGTGGAATAATCATCAATTCCAGTAACGGAAATATCGTATACGATACCAAAGATGAAGGAGCTAGAATAAAAAATTTCTCCCTCTATCCGGATAATAAAATCATCCTTTTTGAACTCCTAAAAGACAAAACAAGAAAACTAATGTGTTTTAGCCTGGAAAGCTGGTCTAAAAAATGGGTTGCAGATCTTGGAGAGTCAAAAGGACTTATCCAAAAATACTTCTCAGGATCTTTTATTAATCAAGGTCCCTATTTTAGCAAAGAAAACAACTTAATTCTGGGAATTAAAGAAAAGATATATACGATCAATGCAGAGACCGGTGCTATCGTTTGGACACATGAGGCTAATAAAAAAATAAAAGCATTAGTATACTCTGAAAAAAATAACAGCCTATACCTTGGAGTAAAAAAAGCAAAAACCCTAAAAGTATTACAACCTGCTACAGGAGAAGATATCACTCCTGGAAAACTAAAACTACGAGGAACATTAATCGATGTACGTCCAGATAAAGACAATAACCTCATCCTGGTTGAGACAGAAGGGTTTAACATTATCGATCCACAAACAAATGAGTTTAAATGGAAAAAGAGTTTTAAAATTGATTACCTGGATGAAGTAATTCCTCATGAAAAAGGACTAATTGCTATTGGGAAAGACGAAAAAGACGGAACTATATCTTTAGTAGATCCTAACGGAAAGAAAATATGGACCAGTAAAGTAAAAGGATATGCTTACTACATTACCCCTACAGAAAATGGAGTATTATATGTATCTACCGAGCGTTCTAACATCCTTGATTACGACAAAGGAAAAGATGTATGGGACAAAGATGTAAAGTTCAAAAGCATTCCTGCCGTTACTTTTGATGAGCAAGAAAAAAAGGTAATGCTTTTTGAAAATAAAAAAGGATACAAATTTGACTTATCTTCTGGAAAAATTGATCTTTTTGCGCAAGATATCGAATTGGAAAATGTAAAGAGAAAGACCCCTTTAATGGCTGAGTATGTAGCCGGAGCTGGATACCTTATCCAAACACCTCAACACATCTCTTTATTAACTCCTGACGGAGCTGTTAAGTACAGTAAATATTTTGATCCTCCTTCTTCTATCGGAGGACTGGTACAAGTAGCACAACTAGGGCTTAATATTGCTGGAGTTGACCTGGATATCAAAGGAAACCTGGACAATATAAAAATGTTGTCTTCCTTATCAGGAGGAGCATTACGCGCATCCAATGATCAAACAGATGCAGTTGTAGAGGAATCCGTTGTTGCTGGATTATACACAGGTCCGGACAGTAGTAGTATGACCCCTGTTTTTGAAGTTACCAAAAAACGTTTTTTTAATTCTAAATCGATTCAGGGGCACAAATTTATCGTAGCAAAAATAAAATCAGAAAATGCCCCTACTAAACATCATATTTATATGATTAACAAAAAGACCGGAGCCATTGATACTCAAATAGAATTACTAGATAAAACTCCCAATTATTTTATTGATGAAATAGACAATGTTGTATTCATCAATGAGAAGAATCATTTGATATCTGCACATCAGTTTTAA
- the pheT gene encoding phenylalanine--tRNA ligase subunit beta, with protein MKISYNWLKQFIKLDWEAEKAGELLTDLGLEVEGIDPYQSVKGGLQGVVVGHVLNCSQHPNADKLKITRVDVGEAEPLQIVCGAPNVAAGQKVPVATIGTKLYDEDGKEWVIKKGKIRGEESYGMICAEDELGLGKSHDGIMVLDHDIPVGTLASEIFNIENDAVFEIGLTPNRADAMSHWGTARDLKAGLQQQGTKLELITPSVSNFRVENRLHKIDIDVINKELAPRYCGVTISGLQVAESPAWLQHRLLAIGITPKNNVVDVTNYVLHELGQPLHAFDSQLIEGNKIEVKTVAKGTKFTTLDEVERELHEEDLMICDANKPLCIAGVFGGINSGVTENTTSIFLESAYFNPVSIRKTAKRHGLNTDASFRFERGIDPNITEYALKRAALLIQELAGGDITSDIIDLYPRKIEDYQVFLSFDNATKLIGEELPRETIKSILTSLDIKVNNVTESGIGLTIPSYRNDVQREVDVIEEILRVYGYNNINFTQKLNASISNSDKFSDHSVQQTISSLLAAKGLHEMMANSLTSPAYIELSEDLQADNNVNMLNPLSNDLSVMRQSMLFSGLEAVSYNVNRKRSDIKLFEFGKTYHAYDDKRIENKHLSIIISGNQHKENWNTPTQKSDFFFLKGIVQATLERLGINNARTTPLKNDVFSEGLALSISKTKLVEFGMIKKTVLKHFSINQEVLFADFNWDNILEVAKRTKIKYTDIPKFPEVRRDFALLLDNKVTFAEIHTIAKQTEKQLLKDINLFDVYEGKNLPEGKKSYAVSFIIQDEKKTLTDKQIDKVMNKLLHNFENKLGAELR; from the coding sequence ATGAAAATTTCATACAACTGGTTAAAGCAGTTTATCAAGCTAGATTGGGAAGCAGAAAAAGCAGGAGAATTACTAACTGACCTGGGACTAGAAGTCGAAGGAATTGATCCCTACCAAAGTGTAAAAGGAGGATTACAAGGAGTAGTAGTAGGTCATGTTTTGAACTGTAGCCAACACCCAAATGCTGATAAGCTAAAAATAACCCGTGTAGATGTCGGAGAAGCAGAACCATTACAGATTGTTTGTGGGGCTCCTAATGTTGCAGCAGGTCAGAAAGTACCAGTTGCCACGATTGGTACCAAACTGTATGATGAAGATGGAAAAGAATGGGTGATCAAAAAGGGAAAAATCCGAGGAGAAGAAAGCTATGGTATGATCTGTGCCGAAGATGAATTAGGTCTTGGAAAAAGTCATGACGGAATTATGGTACTCGATCACGATATTCCTGTAGGGACGCTGGCTTCTGAAATTTTTAATATTGAAAATGATGCTGTTTTCGAAATTGGTTTAACTCCTAACCGGGCTGATGCAATGAGTCACTGGGGAACTGCCAGAGACCTAAAAGCAGGATTACAACAACAAGGAACCAAACTGGAACTAATCACTCCTTCTGTGAGTAATTTCAGAGTAGAAAACAGATTGCACAAAATAGATATCGATGTTATCAATAAAGAGTTAGCTCCCAGATACTGTGGTGTTACTATTTCTGGATTACAAGTTGCAGAATCTCCTGCCTGGTTACAACATCGATTGTTAGCCATAGGAATTACTCCAAAAAACAATGTAGTAGATGTTACTAATTATGTATTACACGAATTAGGACAACCATTACATGCTTTTGATTCTCAATTAATTGAAGGGAATAAAATCGAAGTAAAAACAGTAGCCAAAGGAACAAAATTCACTACCCTTGATGAAGTAGAACGAGAATTACACGAAGAAGATTTAATGATCTGTGATGCTAATAAACCACTGTGTATCGCCGGAGTTTTTGGTGGTATTAACTCGGGAGTGACCGAAAATACTACTTCCATTTTCCTGGAAAGCGCCTATTTCAACCCGGTAAGTATTCGAAAAACAGCTAAAAGACACGGATTAAATACCGATGCTTCTTTTAGATTCGAAAGAGGAATTGATCCGAATATAACAGAATACGCTCTCAAAAGAGCAGCACTGTTAATTCAGGAATTGGCAGGAGGAGATATCACCAGTGATATTATCGATTTATACCCAAGAAAAATTGAAGATTATCAGGTATTTCTTTCTTTCGACAACGCTACAAAATTAATTGGAGAAGAATTACCAAGAGAAACGATCAAGAGTATTCTCACATCACTGGATATTAAAGTAAACAATGTAACTGAAAGTGGAATCGGGCTCACAATCCCTTCCTATAGAAATGATGTCCAAAGAGAGGTTGATGTCATCGAAGAAATCCTGAGAGTATATGGATATAACAATATTAATTTCACTCAAAAATTAAATGCCTCTATCTCTAATTCAGACAAATTTTCTGATCACAGTGTGCAGCAAACCATATCATCTCTATTAGCGGCAAAAGGGTTACATGAAATGATGGCTAATTCACTTACTTCACCTGCGTATATCGAATTGAGTGAAGATCTACAAGCGGATAATAACGTCAATATGCTCAACCCGCTAAGTAATGATTTATCAGTGATGAGGCAATCCATGCTTTTCTCAGGTCTGGAAGCTGTATCGTATAATGTCAATCGAAAAAGATCCGATATCAAACTTTTTGAATTCGGAAAAACATATCACGCATATGATGATAAGCGTATAGAGAACAAACATCTTAGCATTATCATTAGCGGAAATCAGCACAAAGAAAACTGGAACACTCCTACACAAAAAAGTGACTTCTTTTTCTTAAAAGGAATTGTTCAGGCAACATTAGAACGACTTGGTATCAATAATGCCAGAACGACTCCTCTAAAAAATGACGTATTCTCTGAAGGACTTGCTCTAAGCATTAGCAAGACCAAATTAGTAGAATTCGGTATGATCAAAAAAACAGTCTTAAAGCATTTTTCTATTAATCAGGAAGTACTCTTTGCTGATTTTAACTGGGATAATATTTTAGAGGTAGCAAAACGTACCAAAATAAAGTACACAGATATTCCTAAGTTCCCTGAAGTTCGAAGAGACTTTGCGTTACTATTAGACAACAAAGTTACCTTTGCCGAGATTCATACCATCGCAAAACAAACAGAAAAACAACTGCTAAAAGACATTAATCTGTTTGATGTATATGAAGGAAAAAATCTTCCTGAAGGGAAAAAATCATACGCAGTAAGCTTTATTATTCAGGATGAAAAGAAAACCCTGACAGATAAGCAAATTGATAAGGTAATGAATAAACTGCTTCACAATTTTGAAAATAAATTAGGAGCAGAATTACGATAG
- a CDS encoding LamG-like jellyroll fold domain-containing protein — protein MKKYLLSSFISILCIHSFGLAQTGPGGVGTNDGTSSLVLWLDANTMTGTNGSVLNSWGDNSGNNFDLSAGNGATFMSAAINGYPAFNFNGTSQYFERPFTAAITPASFTVFSATRVAATNRYKAVISNRDDPGGRPTAGFILYATPNSNIWQFWTGRASGPWQVNSSGVSTAGNWASQMIEYQNAANGKRLAVNGTINSTSSHVMTSNPSRPIRVGAGRNEGTPNYYFSGDIGEVIMFNTVINDAQKIIIHNYLAAKYNFALSVNDVFNEDNATAGNYDHDVAGIGRISATHLHTDAQGTGIVRVLNPTNLGNNEFFMWGHDNAALEFNTTADIPGGIRTRLDRVWRISESNTGGTAIDVGAIDLRFDLSGIPAATAANLRLIIDTDNDGTFSDELPIGNATAIGSGVFSFAGINQFTDNTRFTLGLGITTIITNRKITFRVRNN, from the coding sequence TCTTTTATATCTATACTTTGTATCCATAGTTTTGGACTCGCTCAAACAGGTCCGGGAGGAGTTGGTACCAATGATGGAACTTCATCTCTTGTCCTTTGGTTAGATGCTAATACGATGACAGGAACCAATGGGAGTGTATTAAACAGTTGGGGCGATAACTCCGGGAACAATTTTGATTTATCGGCAGGAAACGGGGCTACATTTATGTCTGCGGCGATCAACGGATACCCTGCATTTAATTTTAACGGGACTTCCCAATACTTTGAAAGACCGTTTACAGCAGCAATTACTCCTGCAAGTTTCACTGTTTTTTCCGCTACGAGAGTTGCAGCTACAAATCGATATAAAGCGGTTATCTCCAACAGAGATGATCCTGGAGGAAGACCGACTGCCGGTTTTATATTGTACGCTACCCCTAACTCTAATATATGGCAATTCTGGACCGGAAGAGCCAGTGGTCCCTGGCAGGTAAATTCATCTGGAGTTTCTACCGCAGGAAATTGGGCTTCTCAGATGATCGAATATCAAAATGCTGCCAATGGAAAACGATTAGCTGTCAACGGGACAATCAATTCGACAAGCTCTCATGTAATGACATCTAATCCTTCTCGACCTATTCGGGTTGGTGCCGGAAGAAACGAAGGAACTCCTAATTATTATTTTTCCGGAGACATCGGAGAGGTTATCATGTTTAATACAGTTATTAATGATGCACAAAAGATCATTATTCATAACTATCTGGCTGCCAAATATAATTTTGCCTTATCTGTGAATGATGTTTTTAATGAGGATAATGCGACAGCAGGAAATTACGATCATGATGTGGCAGGGATCGGTCGAATTAGCGCTACTCATCTTCATACAGATGCCCAGGGTACCGGAATTGTGCGGGTACTCAACCCTACAAACCTGGGAAATAATGAGTTTTTTATGTGGGGGCATGATAATGCTGCCTTAGAATTCAACACCACAGCTGATATCCCTGGAGGTATTCGTACACGACTGGACAGGGTCTGGCGAATCAGTGAATCCAATACAGGAGGGACAGCTATAGATGTAGGTGCTATTGATCTTCGATTCGATTTATCGGGAATTCCTGCTGCTACTGCTGCCAATTTGCGGTTGATTATCGATACGGATAATGATGGTACATTCAGTGATGAGCTTCCTATAGGAAATGCTACAGCGATTGGAAGTGGGGTATTTAGTTTCGCAGGTATTAACCAATTTACTGATAATACCCGGTTTACCTTAGGGCTAGGAATCACCACTATTATTACCAATAGAAAAATAACGTTCAGAGTGCGAAATAACTAA